A window of Candidatus Nomurabacteria bacterium genomic DNA:
AATTATAACTTCCAGCTGTTTATGTTCCTCATAAAGCTGGTTTATCCTTCTGGTCATCTGTGCCATACGCAATTCCTCAGGTCCTATCCCATCTGCAGGAGAGATCACCCCTCCAAGCACAAAATACAACCCATTGAAGATACCGGCTTTTTCGAATGCAACAACATCTAATGGCTCTTCAACAATACAGATCTTATGAGAATCCCTCAATGGTGTACTACAGATCTCACATTCTGAGGTTTCAGAAACATTAAAGCACTTCTGACAAAAGACGACTTTCTGATCCATTTCGATCAGTGCTTCTGCTAATGCTGAGGCGTCTTTATTGGGAGATCTCAGATAGTGATATGCCATTCGGGCTGCCGACTTGGGACCAACACCGGGGAGCTTTTCGAATTCCTCTATGACTTTTTCTACTGCCTTTGTCATCCCGCTAACTTATAGCCTGAAGTTATATGCAATGATGATCCACACACCCTACTCTGCTTAAAGGATTTGAGGTGTCGGATAAAAAGGAAGCTATCCTCCGAGCATACCTCGTAAACTGTCGAGGTCCATATCCTTCATCATCTCTTTCTGAAGCTTCTTCTGGTAATCTTTAAAGGCTTGGGACATACCTGTTTTTAGAGTTTCAAACTCTTCAGGGGACAACAACGAATCATCGATATTGATATCTACGAACTCTTGTGCTGCATTCATGTGCAGTCTTACCCTACCGTCTTTTGATTCTCCTGAGAGAACCTTCTCACGGAGCTTCTTTTGCATTGCTTTTGCTTCTCTCTGCATCTTATAAAGATCCTTTACGTTTGATAAGGGATTTGCCATTTGTGTAATTATATTTAATTAAGGAATTAACACCATGCGATTTTAGCAGTAATAATCGATCGATGCTATATCATTCAACCGATAACTTTAATATCGGCAACGAATAATTCATTGAGCCGACTCTTTCGTCATAGATGCCGAGGATACCGGCTAGAGGTGTCAAGTTAGGATTATGACATTTCGCTCAAACGCCCACAACAAAGCTTCGCAATGTTATGGATAGGTATGCTTCATCCCCAGTCTTGAAAGACATGGTGTATTCGCATCGGCTCAATGAATGGATTGCTCTGTGCCTACAGATCAGCAAATATCGCCTCGACCTTCTTACTGATACGCCTCTTTTTGGCTGGTTCTGCTTTGGATTGCGGAGAGGTGCTTTCCTGTTTGGAAGCGGCAGTTGTTGAGCTAGGTGGGGTAACCACTGCATTGGCAGAATTCTGAATACTCTTTAACACCACATCTGCACTGGATGGCTTTTTACGTTGTATGGACTCATTTACTTTGCACCTTACAGCTATCGTTGAGCCTACAACCTCCTTGAAAACCTCGTTTAAAGCCTCTCGACTTCTTGGTGCCTCTATCCGATCCTTATGAAATTCAAAGGGGACTTCAAGCAGAAGATATCCGCCTTCACTCCCTGCTACTTTTGCAGCTTTCAAAAATGCATAAAGATGACCATTGAATCTCTGGATATTCTTAGTGATTTCTCCCCATTTCTGTTCGATCAGTGCAGGGTCAAAACTATCATTGCTTCTCTGAGCACTTCCAGTTCCATGATCGTTTGTATCAGACCCAATAGAACCATCCTCTTTTTTACTGTGGCCCTTGTCAGCTCGAGTTTGTGGTTGCTCTGTTGTCGATTTCACATCATGTTTCTCTGATTGCTGTGCATCATGTTCTACTGATGGCTTTTCATCTTGGTCTTGTGTCTGCTTGTCAGACAATTTTTCATCGTTATCCCTTCCTTTCTTTTGACCTACTCTTGTATCGACTTTTTGGACTTCCTCCGATCCTTGATCCTCATCTTGTATCTGAACTTGATTTAGAGCTGATTTCGAGCCTTTCTGACCGCTTTGTGTTTGATCTTTGTCAGAAGCTGATCTCAGGTCTTTCTCCGAGGCTGACTTCTGATCCGATCTTTTATTTACCCCGTTCTTCGGAGGGATTTGGGGTGAAGTTGGGGAAGCAGTGCTTCTTGTCGTTCCCGATCTGCTCACAAACATTTCTGCAACAACCATCTCCAGGATAAGAGCAGGCAGGGGGGCAGTTCTAAGTTTCCTGTCAGCTTCTATAAAAAGATTCATCATCTGAAGGATCTCTCTAGTATCTAATGATTCTGCAAATGAGTATTCTCCATCCTCTTTTCCACTTAACTTCAATACTAGGATCTCACGAAGGGCAATTAGTACGAATTTTACGAACTGCTGAAGATTGACACCTTTGGAATCTAGCTCATTGATCAACGCAATACACTCAACGGTTTCATTCATTGTTAATTTCTCAAGCAGGTAGTAGACCATCGTTGAGTCAGGGATCCCCAATATCCTGCGTACTTCAGTATCACTCACCTCTTTTGGCTTCTTGCTCTCGGCTTGACCACTTACCACCACATCCAACAAAGATAGTGCATCACGATAACTACCATTAGCATTCTGAACAAGCAGAGCCAAAGCCTGATCAGCCAATTTCACACCCTCATTATCCGCTGCCTTTCGGATAACAGCCTCAACTTCAAGATCTGTCCCCAGATGGAAATCATATCTCTGACACCTAGACAGGATCGTAGCGGGTAGCTTATGTACATCGGTCGTTGCAAGGATGAATACTACATGTGGAGGCGGTTCCTCGAGAGTTTTGAGTAGTGCATTAAATGCTTCTGTTGTGAGCATATGCACTTCATCGATTATGTAAACCTTGTATCGACCCTCTGAAGGTGCATATTCTATACGTTCCTTCAACTCTCGTATCTGATCTATCCCTCTATTTGAAGCAGCATCGATCTCTATCAGATCAAGAAATGTCCCTGATGTGACGGCCTTACATGCCTCACATTTATTACATGGGTTACCGTCCTTGCTTAGATCTGTGCAATTCAGTGCTTTAGCCAAGATCCTTGCCGTACTGGTCTTACCTGTACCTCTCGAACCGACCATAAGATAAGCATGTGAGATCATGCCAGAACGAACAGCATTTTTCAGAATGTCGGTAATATGAGCTTGACCGATCAATTCATCAAAGGTTTGTGACCTGTATTTTCTATATAGAACTTCTGCCATGTTGATTCATAATATAACTACTTGCTTAGTATTACTAAAATTTTAATGAATATGCATATTATGCCTATAGAAATACGATAGTAGAGGGTGCTTATATATCTACTTCTAGTAGAAGGGTGTCTACTCTGGGAGGGGGTCAAGTGTATCAAGTATTTCAAAGTACAGAATGACAATTGATATTGATTAACAATAAGTGCTATCGTTTAGTGGGCAGATTACCCTCTAAAATACTGGTATTAGCAAAATAGACATCAGTAACATAAAAATGATTTCGGGAATTCTCTCTAAGACGATACGTATCAGACGGTTTCCAGTAATCGTTTGGGTATTTATTACTTTTCTTTGAGAAGCTCTTTCTCAAACTCACATCTAGAAGGTTGAAGACGACTGATTCTACCAATAGTATCAATATATCAGGGGACAAAGGCGAAGGTTGGACTGATAGCAACTTAGTACCATTTCCAGTTTTTTCTAACTTCTTACAACTTTGTTGCATCCCTCAATTGGTACTTCTGCACAATCCCTAAAGATTAAATCGGGAGAAAGTATGATCAATCCTATGCAGATAGATCTTTTTTCGATACACCAAAGCTTCGCTGTAGACCTAGTGGTTGTTTGCATCTTAATTCGATTTGATCTGCGACTTTCAAAAAACTCATCATTCTACTATACAAAGTTATTTGGTCAGGAGTGAATTTGTCCCCCAAGTCTGCCACTTGTAGTCCTTGTAGTAATTCTTTTCTGTATGATTTGTAACCTGGGTCTTGTCTCATCGCTTGAGCAGTGTGCCTCAATACTTGTAATGCAGCAGAAGTCGACCTAGTATTTTGTTTGTCTTGATGTTCATTGAGATATAATTCCATAGTCAATCCATGGCTCCCTGATTTTACACGTCTAGTATCAGTGATCAACCTACCCATACCATCCTTTGCGAGATCGATATACGATACATTGTTTAAGTCAACTCTTCCATCTAATGGAACTCTCACTCCAGTAACAAAACGTGTCCTTTCTTCATTACCATGTGCAGAAGTACGGGGTGGCACTACTTCATCGTTTGAAACCACCGTTGCTTCTGTTTCGGTTATCAAAACACCTTGTCCACCAGATATAACGGTTACATCTGGTACATCGTTTCGATCTTCTTTCTTATGGATTGAAAACTGATAAGGGAGGAGAGCATACTCAACTTCGTATAAACGATCTG
This region includes:
- the recR gene encoding recombination protein RecR, coding for MTKAVEKVIEEFEKLPGVGPKSAARMAYHYLRSPNKDASALAEALIEMDQKVVFCQKCFNVSETSECEICSTPLRDSHKICIVEEPLDVVAFEKAGIFNGLYFVLGGVISPADGIGPEELRMAQMTRRINQLYEEHKQLEVIIATNPSLEGEATASFIHEAIRNISDDIQVTRLAMGLPTGADLEYADRTTLLRALEGRRAV
- a CDS encoding YbaB/EbfC family nucleoid-associated protein, which produces MANPLSNVKDLYKMQREAKAMQKKLREKVLSGESKDGRVRLHMNAAQEFVDINIDDSLLSPEEFETLKTGMSQAFKDYQKKLQKEMMKDMDLDSLRGMLGG
- the dnaX gene encoding DNA polymerase III subunit gamma/tau, coding for MAEVLYRKYRSQTFDELIGQAHITDILKNAVRSGMISHAYLMVGSRGTGKTSTARILAKALNCTDLSKDGNPCNKCEACKAVTSGTFLDLIEIDAASNRGIDQIRELKERIEYAPSEGRYKVYIIDEVHMLTTEAFNALLKTLEEPPPHVVFILATTDVHKLPATILSRCQRYDFHLGTDLEVEAVIRKAADNEGVKLADQALALLVQNANGSYRDALSLLDVVVSGQAESKKPKEVSDTEVRRILGIPDSTMVYYLLEKLTMNETVECIALINELDSKGVNLQQFVKFVLIALREILVLKLSGKEDGEYSFAESLDTREILQMMNLFIEADRKLRTAPLPALILEMVVAEMFVSRSGTTRSTASPTSPQIPPKNGVNKRSDQKSASEKDLRSASDKDQTQSGQKGSKSALNQVQIQDEDQGSEEVQKVDTRVGQKKGRDNDEKLSDKQTQDQDEKPSVEHDAQQSEKHDVKSTTEQPQTRADKGHSKKEDGSIGSDTNDHGTGSAQRSNDSFDPALIEQKWGEITKNIQRFNGHLYAFLKAAKVAGSEGGYLLLEVPFEFHKDRIEAPRSREALNEVFKEVVGSTIAVRCKVNESIQRKKPSSADVVLKSIQNSANAVVTPPSSTTAASKQESTSPQSKAEPAKKRRISKKVEAIFADL